The following proteins are encoded in a genomic region of Shinella zoogloeoides:
- a CDS encoding glycosyltransferase family 4 protein, whose product MDHPIRIAHFSPLDDTRGGISTVVSNYRGSELARAFEMTFKQTHADGSRVKKLAVAGRALMQAVRLALHRPPDMIHVHVGDFPSLYRKAAVILPLLMRRTKSILHFHGANFMVEYARLPHGRRRFVRWFLRRFDVVLCLSESWRRDLTAEFGLSQAVVLPNAVSVPALQSPGRTSPEEPLELLFMGLIGERKGLFDLLEAMEAACRRGVEVRLAIGGNGDVERLTGRLSASPALAGRVRYLGWIGGKEREQAFLSAHTYVLPSYAEGMPMSVLEAMSYGLPVVSCPVGGIPELVDDRSAILVQPGDTERLADAICRLAKDETARREMAQAAADRVRAHFDLHHHNMRLASIYRALHSR is encoded by the coding sequence GTGGATCATCCTATTCGAATCGCGCACTTCTCGCCTCTCGATGATACGCGGGGCGGGATATCGACGGTGGTTTCCAACTATCGGGGATCCGAGCTAGCCCGCGCGTTCGAGATGACCTTCAAACAGACCCATGCAGACGGCTCGCGTGTGAAAAAGCTTGCTGTGGCAGGTCGCGCCCTTATGCAAGCCGTGAGATTGGCCCTGCACCGCCCGCCGGACATGATCCATGTCCATGTCGGCGACTTTCCCAGCCTTTATCGCAAGGCGGCCGTCATCCTGCCGCTTCTGATGCGGAGAACGAAAAGCATCCTTCATTTCCACGGCGCGAACTTCATGGTCGAATATGCCAGGCTGCCGCATGGGCGTCGACGGTTCGTACGATGGTTCCTGCGGCGGTTCGATGTCGTTCTATGCCTGTCGGAAAGCTGGCGCCGCGACCTGACGGCGGAATTCGGGCTGTCGCAAGCCGTGGTGCTGCCCAACGCGGTATCCGTGCCTGCCCTGCAATCGCCAGGACGAACGTCGCCGGAAGAGCCGCTGGAACTGCTGTTCATGGGCTTGATCGGCGAGCGCAAGGGCCTCTTCGACCTTCTGGAGGCGATGGAAGCCGCATGCCGACGGGGCGTGGAAGTCCGCCTTGCCATCGGCGGAAACGGCGATGTGGAGCGTCTGACGGGCCGCCTGTCCGCATCTCCGGCGCTGGCCGGGCGTGTCCGCTATCTGGGCTGGATCGGGGGCAAGGAACGGGAGCAGGCTTTCCTTTCCGCTCACACCTACGTCCTTCCCTCCTATGCGGAAGGCATGCCGATGTCCGTACTGGAGGCCATGTCCTATGGATTGCCCGTCGTCAGTTGTCCCGTGGGAGGCATTCCCGAGTTGGTGGATGACCGTTCGGCCATCCTGGTTCAGCCCGGCGACACGGAGCGCCTCGCAGATGCCATCTGCCGGCTCGCGAAGGATGAAACGGCACGGCGGGAAATGGCGCAGGCAGCAGCGGATCGCGTGCGCGCGCATTTCGACCTGCATCACCACAACATGCGACTTGCTTCGATCTACCGCGCCCTGCATTCGCGTTAG
- the fcl gene encoding GDP-L-fucose synthase translates to MREGAYNLAGKRVFVAGHRGMVGAAIVRRLAQEDCDILTATRKELDLTRQADVEAWMEDHRPDAVFLAAAKVGGILANDTYPAEFLYENLVLETNIIHAAHRVKVQKLLFLGSSCIYPKFADQPIVEEALLKGELEPTNEWYAIAKIAGIKLCQAYRKQYGDDFISAMPTNLYGPGDNFDLTSSHVVPALIRKAHQAKVDGLPELTVWGTGTPRREFLHVDDCADACVHLMKNYSGDGHINVGLGEDVTILELTRLICKVVGFTGEIVHDLSKPDGTPRKLMSAAKLRALGWNPRIGLEEGIADAYRAFLDGDYTERTRQAS, encoded by the coding sequence ATGCGTGAGGGCGCCTACAACCTTGCCGGCAAGAGAGTCTTCGTCGCCGGGCATCGTGGAATGGTCGGGGCCGCGATCGTCCGGCGTCTCGCGCAGGAAGATTGCGACATCCTGACCGCGACGCGGAAAGAGCTCGACCTCACCCGCCAGGCCGATGTCGAGGCATGGATGGAGGACCACCGCCCCGACGCCGTCTTCCTGGCCGCCGCGAAAGTCGGTGGCATCCTGGCGAACGACACCTATCCGGCGGAATTCCTGTACGAGAATCTCGTTCTCGAGACCAATATCATTCACGCCGCGCACCGGGTGAAAGTGCAGAAGCTGCTGTTCCTCGGCTCCTCCTGCATCTATCCGAAGTTTGCCGATCAGCCCATTGTGGAAGAGGCCCTGCTTAAGGGAGAGCTGGAGCCGACCAACGAGTGGTACGCGATCGCCAAGATCGCGGGCATCAAGCTTTGCCAAGCCTACCGCAAGCAGTATGGCGACGACTTCATCTCCGCCATGCCGACCAATCTCTATGGGCCGGGCGACAATTTCGACCTGACGTCCAGCCATGTGGTGCCGGCGCTGATCCGCAAGGCCCACCAGGCAAAGGTCGACGGTCTGCCGGAGCTTACCGTCTGGGGCACGGGAACACCGCGGCGTGAGTTCCTGCACGTCGATGACTGCGCCGACGCCTGCGTCCACCTGATGAAGAACTATTCCGGCGATGGGCACATCAATGTCGGGCTCGGCGAGGACGTGACGATCCTGGAACTGACCCGGCTCATCTGCAAGGTCGTCGGCTTCACGGGGGAAATCGTGCACGATCTCTCCAAGCCGGATGGCACGCCGCGCAAGCTGATGAGTGCGGCGAAGTTGCGCGCACTCGGCTGGAATCCGCGCATAGGGCTGGAAGAGGGCATCGCCGACGCATACCGGGCGTTTCTGGATGGAGACTATACCGAGCGCACACGGCAGGCCTCCTGA
- a CDS encoding PhzF family phenazine biosynthesis protein, which yields MSRRYAIYDVFTDTRLAGNPLAVVFDAEGLDDDAMQRIAGEFNLSETVFVLPPEKAGHTARLRIFTPGRELPFAGHPTVGAAIAIAEAGEGGREPRDQVSVLEENVGPVRCATRLAGGKASFAEFDLPRKSARLDAAFDKQALADAFSLKPAQIGFENHVPSLWSAGVAFVMVPVHDLAAAAAVEFDPMLWERCAPFAEGRLASAYLYCRAGVNHNAKFHARMFAPDMGITEDPATGSAVAAMSGAIHFFDKLVDGHHPFLIEQGVEMGRPSLIHLHLDISGGTIAGARIGGEAVRIATGTLDL from the coding sequence TTGTCCCGCCGCTACGCCATCTACGACGTCTTCACCGACACGCGGCTTGCCGGCAACCCGCTGGCGGTCGTCTTCGATGCCGAGGGTCTCGACGATGATGCGATGCAGCGCATCGCCGGGGAGTTCAACCTGTCGGAAACCGTCTTCGTGCTGCCGCCGGAAAAGGCGGGGCATACCGCGCGCCTGCGCATCTTCACGCCCGGCCGCGAGCTGCCCTTCGCCGGCCACCCGACCGTGGGGGCCGCGATCGCCATCGCCGAAGCGGGCGAGGGCGGGCGGGAGCCGCGCGACCAGGTCAGCGTGCTGGAGGAGAATGTCGGCCCGGTGCGCTGCGCCACGCGCCTTGCCGGCGGCAAGGCGTCCTTTGCCGAATTCGACCTGCCGCGCAAATCCGCTCGGCTCGACGCCGCCTTCGACAAACAGGCGCTCGCGGATGCGTTCAGCCTGAAGCCGGCGCAGATCGGTTTCGAGAATCACGTTCCGTCGCTGTGGAGCGCGGGCGTCGCCTTCGTGATGGTGCCGGTGCATGATCTCGCCGCGGCGGCGGCCGTGGAGTTCGATCCGATGCTCTGGGAGCGTTGCGCGCCCTTCGCCGAGGGGCGGCTGGCATCCGCCTATCTCTATTGCCGCGCCGGCGTGAACCACAATGCGAAGTTCCACGCCCGCATGTTCGCGCCCGACATGGGCATCACCGAGGACCCTGCGACCGGCTCGGCCGTCGCCGCCATGTCCGGCGCCATCCACTTCTTCGACAAGCTCGTCGACGGCCACCACCCGTTCCTCATCGAGCAGGGCGTCGAAATGGGCCGCCCGTCGCTCATCCACCTCCATCTCGACATCTCGGGCGGAACGATCGCCGGCGCACGCATCGGCGGGGAAGCCGTCCGCATCGCCACCGGAACGCTGGATTTGTGA
- a CDS encoding endonuclease/exonuclease/phosphatase family protein, giving the protein MSLRLATFNIENLMTRFDFTGFRNQTRQDRVLRLFDIRNEAEYQRLEEARTIAHTDDARQHSALAIADADADILCLQETDNMAALQAFEYGYLFRMVGNGYRQKYLIEGNDSRGIDVSVLMREETRDGQRIECVDIRSHAGVTYRDFGLYTPDLGPGIDQNDKIFKRDCLEMDLRIGGRPLTLYVVHFKSMGPGRDGMDGRQSTMPVRMAEARAVRRIVEDRFGPGRTADKAFAICGDMNDYQEKLAIEGDRRNGYRFIPRKEDVSALDAFTADGFAVNPMLRRPVDDRWTLYHSRGPEERHLCQLDYIWLSPSLAERNAHHVPEIIRAGQPFRTLFPPGQEVERYPRVGWDRPKASDHCPVVMTLDL; this is encoded by the coding sequence ATGTCGCTACGCCTTGCCACCTTCAATATCGAAAACCTCATGACCCGTTTCGATTTCACGGGTTTCCGCAATCAGACTCGCCAGGATCGCGTGCTGCGCCTTTTCGACATCCGCAACGAGGCGGAATACCAGCGGCTGGAGGAGGCGCGCACCATCGCGCATACGGACGATGCCCGCCAGCATTCGGCGCTCGCCATCGCCGATGCGGATGCCGACATCCTCTGCCTGCAGGAGACCGACAACATGGCCGCCCTGCAGGCCTTCGAATATGGCTATCTCTTCCGCATGGTGGGCAACGGCTACCGTCAGAAATACCTCATCGAGGGCAATGACAGCCGCGGCATCGACGTCTCCGTGCTGATGCGCGAGGAAACGCGCGACGGCCAGCGCATCGAATGCGTCGATATCCGCAGCCATGCCGGCGTCACCTATCGCGATTTCGGTCTCTATACGCCTGATCTCGGGCCGGGCATCGACCAGAACGACAAGATTTTCAAGCGCGATTGCCTGGAGATGGACCTGCGCATCGGCGGGCGGCCGCTGACACTCTATGTCGTGCATTTCAAATCGATGGGCCCGGGACGGGACGGCATGGACGGCCGCCAGTCCACCATGCCCGTGCGCATGGCGGAGGCGAGGGCCGTGCGCCGCATCGTCGAGGACCGATTCGGTCCCGGCCGCACGGCGGACAAGGCATTCGCCATCTGCGGCGACATGAACGACTATCAGGAAAAACTCGCCATCGAGGGCGACAGGCGCAATGGCTATCGCTTCATCCCGCGCAAGGAGGACGTCAGCGCGCTTGATGCCTTCACCGCGGATGGCTTTGCCGTGAACCCGATGCTGCGCCGGCCGGTGGACGACCGCTGGACGCTCTATCACAGCCGCGGGCCGGAGGAGCGCCATCTCTGCCAGCTCGACTATATCTGGCTTTCGCCGTCGCTTGCCGAGCGCAATGCCCACCATGTTCCGGAAATCATCCGTGCCGGCCAGCCCTTCCGCACACTCTTCCCGCCGGGGCAGGAGGTGGAGCGCTATCCGCGCGTCGGCTGGGACCGGCCCAAGGCCTCCGATCACTGCCCGGTGGTCATGACACTCGACCTGTGA
- a CDS encoding Lrp/AsnC family transcriptional regulator: MDTTDRKLLALLRKDGRASLSALAAELKVSRGTVQNRIDRLERDGVIAGFTVRVTEADDPHAVRAVMMIEITGQKTLAAIKALRGIPEVRALHTTNGAWDLIAEIQAENLVEFERVLRGVRAMDGVSKSETSLLLTTL, encoded by the coding sequence ATGGACACGACGGACCGCAAGCTTCTCGCCCTTCTGCGCAAGGATGGCCGCGCCTCGCTTTCGGCGCTTGCGGCGGAGCTGAAGGTTTCCCGCGGCACCGTGCAGAACCGCATCGACCGGCTGGAGCGCGACGGCGTCATCGCCGGCTTCACCGTGCGGGTGACCGAGGCAGACGATCCCCATGCCGTGCGCGCCGTCATGATGATCGAGATCACCGGCCAGAAGACGCTCGCCGCGATAAAGGCGCTGCGCGGCATACCGGAGGTGCGCGCGCTCCACACCACCAACGGCGCCTGGGACCTCATCGCGGAAATCCAGGCGGAGAACCTCGTCGAGTTCGAGCGGGTGCTGCGCGGCGTGCGTGCCATGGATGGCGTGTCGAAATCCGAGACGAGCCTGTTGCTGACCACGCTTTGA